In a single window of the Mustela nigripes isolate SB6536 chromosome 17, MUSNIG.SB6536, whole genome shotgun sequence genome:
- the TMEM145 gene encoding transmembrane protein 145 isoform X1: MEPPRAPALRRLLPPLLLLLLPLPPRARAKYVRGNLSSKEDWLFLTRFCFLSDYGRLDFRFRYPEAKCCQNILLYFDDPSQWPAVYKAGDKDCLAKESVIRPENNQVINLTTQYAWSGCQVVSEEGTRYLSCSSGRSFRSVRERWWYIALSKCGGDGLQLEYEMVLTNGKSFWTRHFSADEFGILETDVTFLLIFILIFFLSCYFGYLLKGRQLLHTTYKMFMAAAGVEVLSLLFFCIYWGQYATDGIGNESLKILAKLLFSSSFLIFLLMLILLGKGFTVTRGRISHSGSVKLSVYMTLYTLTHVVLLIYEAEFFDPGQVLYTYESPAGYGLIGLQVAAYVWFSYAVFISLRHFPEKQPFYVPFFAAYTLWFFAVPVMALIANFGIPKWAREKIVNGIQLGIHLYAHGVFLIMTRPSAANKNFPYHVRTSQIASAGAPGPGGSQSTDKAFPQHVYGNVTFISDSVPNFTELFSIPPSASSVSPALPAHEELLAPPLEYLTPLPAPPPPPSPRRLSPPPAFRTPGAPTPRRDRTPAPAPTLPDWVLALLRTPPQTPGAVPPPPAFRGSAPTLRPPPEFAPRAPTPPLEYLAPLPRRPAIRSFPD, translated from the exons GACTGGCTCTTCCTGACAAGATTTTGCTTTCTTTCGGATTATGGCCGACTGGACTTCCGCTTCCGATACCCTGAG GCCAAGTGCTGCCAGAACATCCTCCTCTATTTCGATGACCCATCCCAGTGGCCAGCTGTGTACAAGGCAGGGGACAAG GACTGCCTGGCCAAGGAGTCCGTGATCAGGCCCGAGAACAACCAGGTCATCAACCTCACCACCCAGTACGCCTGGTCAGGCTGTCAG GTAGTGTCAGAGGAGGGAACCCGTTACCTGAGCTGCTCCAGCGGCCGAAGCTTCCGCTCCGTGCGCGAAAGGTGGTGGTACATCGCACTCAGCAAGTGTGGG GGAGATGGGCTGCAGTTGGAGTATGAGATGGTCCTCACCAATGGCAAGTCCTTCTGGACACGGCATTTCTCGGCCGATGAGTTTG GGATCCTGGAGACAGATGTGACTTTCCTTCTCATCTTCATCCTcatcttcttcctttcctgttaCTTTGGAT ATTTGCTGAAAGGTCGTCAGTTGCTCCATACAACTTATAAAATGTTCATGGCGGCAGCAGGAGTGGAGG TCCTGAGCCTcctgtttttctgcatctactgggGCCAGTATGCCACCGACGGCATTGGCAATGAGAGTCTGAAGATCTTGG CCAAGCTGCTCTTCTCCTCCAGCTTCCTCATCTTCCTGCTGATGCTCATCCTTCTGGGGAAGGGATTCACGGTGACACG GGGCCGCATCAGCCACTCGGGTTCCGTGAAGTTGTCTGTCTACATGACCCTGTACACCCTTACCCACGTGGTGCTGCTCATCTATGAGGCTGAG TTCTTTGACCCGGGCCAGGTACTGTACACGTATGAGTCGCCGGCGGGCTATGGGCTCATTGGGCTGCAGGTGGCGGCTTACGTGTGGTTCTCCTACGCCGTGTTCATCTCCTTGCGCCACTTCCCGGAGAAGCAGCCCTTCTATGTGCCCTTCTTTGCTGCCTACACCCTCTG GTTCTTTGCAGTTCCTGTGATGGCCCTGATCGCCAACTTTGGGATCCCCAAGTGGGCCCGGGAGAAGATTGTCAATGGAATTCAGCTGGGGATCCATTTGTATGCCCATGGCGTGTTCCTG ATCATGACCCGCCCGTCTGCGGCCAACAAGAACTTCCCGTACCACGTGCGCACGTCGCAGATCGCCTCAGCCGGGGCCCCGGGGCCCGGAGGGAGCCAATCCACCGACAAGGCCTTCCCGCAGCACGTCTATGGGAACGTGACGTTCATCAGCGACTCGGTGCCCAACTTCACGGAGCTCTTCTCCATCCCCCCGTCCGCCTCCTCCGTAAGCCCCGCGCTCCCGGCGCACGAGGAGCTGCTGGCGCCGCCCCTGGAGTACCTGACCCCGCtcccggccccgccgccgcccccctcTCCCAGACGCCTCAGCCCACCCCCAGCCTTCCGCACGCCCGGAGCCCCAACACCGCGCCGCGACCGCACCCCGGCGCCCGCGCCCACCCTGCCCGACTGGGTCCTGGCGCTGTTGCGCACGCCCCCGCAGACGCCAGGCGCCGTGCCCCCGCCACCGGCCTTCCGCGGCTCTGCCCCCACTCTCCGGCCGCCGCCGGAGTTCGCCCCGCGCGCTCCGACGCCGCCCCTTGAGTACCTGGCCCCGCTGCCTAGGCGCCCGGCCATCCGCTCCTTCCCTGATTGA
- the TMEM145 gene encoding transmembrane protein 145 isoform X2, with translation MEPPRAPALRRLLPPLLLLLLPLPPRARAKYVRGNLSSKEDWLFLTRFCFLSDYGRLDFRFRYPEAKCCQNILLYFDDPSQWPAVYKAGDKDCLAKESVIRPENNQVINLTTQYAWSGCQVVSEEGTRYLSCSSGRSFRSVRERWWYIALSKCGGDGLQLEYEMVLTNGKSFWTRHFSADEFGILETDVTFLLIFILIFFLSCYFGYLLKGRQLLHTTYKMFMAAAGVEVLSLLFFCIYWGQYATDGIGNESLKILAKLLFSSSFLIFLLMLILLGKGFTVTRGRISHSGSVKLSVYMTLYTLTHVVLLIYEAEFFDPGQVLYTYESPAGYGLIGLQVAAYVWFSYAVFISLRHFPEKQPFYVPFFAAYTLWFFAVPVMALIANFGIPKWAREKIVNGIQLGIHLYAHGVFLIMTRPSAANKNFPYHVRTSQIASAGAPGPGGSQSTDKAFPQHVYGNVTFISDSVPNFTELFSIPPSASSAGKQVEETAVAAAVAPRGRVVTMAEPGAASPPLPARFPKAADPSWDGPTPPYQRLVPQTAAPHTGFTEYFSMHRAGGTAPPV, from the exons GACTGGCTCTTCCTGACAAGATTTTGCTTTCTTTCGGATTATGGCCGACTGGACTTCCGCTTCCGATACCCTGAG GCCAAGTGCTGCCAGAACATCCTCCTCTATTTCGATGACCCATCCCAGTGGCCAGCTGTGTACAAGGCAGGGGACAAG GACTGCCTGGCCAAGGAGTCCGTGATCAGGCCCGAGAACAACCAGGTCATCAACCTCACCACCCAGTACGCCTGGTCAGGCTGTCAG GTAGTGTCAGAGGAGGGAACCCGTTACCTGAGCTGCTCCAGCGGCCGAAGCTTCCGCTCCGTGCGCGAAAGGTGGTGGTACATCGCACTCAGCAAGTGTGGG GGAGATGGGCTGCAGTTGGAGTATGAGATGGTCCTCACCAATGGCAAGTCCTTCTGGACACGGCATTTCTCGGCCGATGAGTTTG GGATCCTGGAGACAGATGTGACTTTCCTTCTCATCTTCATCCTcatcttcttcctttcctgttaCTTTGGAT ATTTGCTGAAAGGTCGTCAGTTGCTCCATACAACTTATAAAATGTTCATGGCGGCAGCAGGAGTGGAGG TCCTGAGCCTcctgtttttctgcatctactgggGCCAGTATGCCACCGACGGCATTGGCAATGAGAGTCTGAAGATCTTGG CCAAGCTGCTCTTCTCCTCCAGCTTCCTCATCTTCCTGCTGATGCTCATCCTTCTGGGGAAGGGATTCACGGTGACACG GGGCCGCATCAGCCACTCGGGTTCCGTGAAGTTGTCTGTCTACATGACCCTGTACACCCTTACCCACGTGGTGCTGCTCATCTATGAGGCTGAG TTCTTTGACCCGGGCCAGGTACTGTACACGTATGAGTCGCCGGCGGGCTATGGGCTCATTGGGCTGCAGGTGGCGGCTTACGTGTGGTTCTCCTACGCCGTGTTCATCTCCTTGCGCCACTTCCCGGAGAAGCAGCCCTTCTATGTGCCCTTCTTTGCTGCCTACACCCTCTG GTTCTTTGCAGTTCCTGTGATGGCCCTGATCGCCAACTTTGGGATCCCCAAGTGGGCCCGGGAGAAGATTGTCAATGGAATTCAGCTGGGGATCCATTTGTATGCCCATGGCGTGTTCCTG ATCATGACCCGCCCGTCTGCGGCCAACAAGAACTTCCCGTACCACGTGCGCACGTCGCAGATCGCCTCAGCCGGGGCCCCGGGGCCCGGAGGGAGCCAATCCACCGACAAGGCCTTCCCGCAGCACGTCTATGGGAACGTGACGTTCATCAGCGACTCGGTGCCCAACTTCACGGAGCTCTTCTCCATCCCCCCGTCCGCCTCCTCC GCCGGGAAGCAGGTGGAGGAgacggcggtggcggcggcggtggccCCGAGGGGCCGCGTGGTGACCATGGCCGAGCCGGGCGCGGcctccccgccccttcccgcTCGGTTCCCCAAGGCGGCCGACCCGAGCTGGGATGGCCCGACGCCGCCCTACCAGCGGCTCGTGCCCCAGACGGCGGCGCCGCACACCGGCTTCACGGAATACTTCAGCATGCACAGGGCCGGGGGCACCGCACCCCCGGTCTGA
- the TMEM145 gene encoding transmembrane protein 145 isoform X3, which yields MEPPRAPALRRLLPPLLLLLLPLPPRARAKYVRGNLSSKEDWLFLTRFCFLSDYGRLDFRFRYPEAKCCQNILLYFDDPSQWPAVYKAGDKDCLAKESVIRPENNQVINLTTQYAWSGCQVVSEEGTRYLSCSSGRSFRSVRERWWYIALSKCGGDGLQLEYEMVLTNGKSFWTRHFSADEFGILETDVTFLLIFILIFFLSCYFGYLLKGRQLLHTTYKMFMAAAGVEVLSLLFFCIYWGQYATDGIGNESLKILAKLLFSSSFLIFLLMLILLGKGFTVTRGRISHSGSVKLSVYMTLYTLTHVVLLIYEAEFFDPGQVLYTYESPAGYGLIGLQVAAYVWFSYAVFISLRHFPEKQPFYVPFFAAYTLWFFAVPVMALIANFGIPKWAREKIVNGIQLGIHLYAHGVFLIMTRPSAANKNFPYHVRTSQIASAGAPGPGGSQSTDKAFPQHVYGNVTFISDSVPNFTELFSIPPSASSPLPRAAPDSGLPLFRDLRPPGPLRDL from the exons GACTGGCTCTTCCTGACAAGATTTTGCTTTCTTTCGGATTATGGCCGACTGGACTTCCGCTTCCGATACCCTGAG GCCAAGTGCTGCCAGAACATCCTCCTCTATTTCGATGACCCATCCCAGTGGCCAGCTGTGTACAAGGCAGGGGACAAG GACTGCCTGGCCAAGGAGTCCGTGATCAGGCCCGAGAACAACCAGGTCATCAACCTCACCACCCAGTACGCCTGGTCAGGCTGTCAG GTAGTGTCAGAGGAGGGAACCCGTTACCTGAGCTGCTCCAGCGGCCGAAGCTTCCGCTCCGTGCGCGAAAGGTGGTGGTACATCGCACTCAGCAAGTGTGGG GGAGATGGGCTGCAGTTGGAGTATGAGATGGTCCTCACCAATGGCAAGTCCTTCTGGACACGGCATTTCTCGGCCGATGAGTTTG GGATCCTGGAGACAGATGTGACTTTCCTTCTCATCTTCATCCTcatcttcttcctttcctgttaCTTTGGAT ATTTGCTGAAAGGTCGTCAGTTGCTCCATACAACTTATAAAATGTTCATGGCGGCAGCAGGAGTGGAGG TCCTGAGCCTcctgtttttctgcatctactgggGCCAGTATGCCACCGACGGCATTGGCAATGAGAGTCTGAAGATCTTGG CCAAGCTGCTCTTCTCCTCCAGCTTCCTCATCTTCCTGCTGATGCTCATCCTTCTGGGGAAGGGATTCACGGTGACACG GGGCCGCATCAGCCACTCGGGTTCCGTGAAGTTGTCTGTCTACATGACCCTGTACACCCTTACCCACGTGGTGCTGCTCATCTATGAGGCTGAG TTCTTTGACCCGGGCCAGGTACTGTACACGTATGAGTCGCCGGCGGGCTATGGGCTCATTGGGCTGCAGGTGGCGGCTTACGTGTGGTTCTCCTACGCCGTGTTCATCTCCTTGCGCCACTTCCCGGAGAAGCAGCCCTTCTATGTGCCCTTCTTTGCTGCCTACACCCTCTG GTTCTTTGCAGTTCCTGTGATGGCCCTGATCGCCAACTTTGGGATCCCCAAGTGGGCCCGGGAGAAGATTGTCAATGGAATTCAGCTGGGGATCCATTTGTATGCCCATGGCGTGTTCCTG ATCATGACCCGCCCGTCTGCGGCCAACAAGAACTTCCCGTACCACGTGCGCACGTCGCAGATCGCCTCAGCCGGGGCCCCGGGGCCCGGAGGGAGCCAATCCACCGACAAGGCCTTCCCGCAGCACGTCTATGGGAACGTGACGTTCATCAGCGACTCGGTGCCCAACTTCACGGAGCTCTTCTCCATCCCCCCGTCCGCCTCCTCC cccctgccccgAGCGGCGCCGGATTCTGGGCTCCCGCTGTTTCGAGACCTACGGCCCCCTGGCCCCCTCCGAGACCTCTGA